One segment of Zhihengliuella halotolerans DNA contains the following:
- a CDS encoding SGNH/GDSL hydrolase family protein, translating into MEMNDVEDESRALTVVELSDELFRGAVELERTENGVVPHRLPAWVRDRGADSQLLMAEAQPAAVRLAFMTDATAVELDVLPTRFGFRGGPVRPDGVYDVDVDGEHARSFTAEGGNRVWMDLQTGEQTLESGATSTLRLDLPAGRTRVDIWLPYAETTALRQLRTDGAVDPVVDDRPSWVHYGSSISQGSNAATAAGIWPVVAARAARADVVDLGFSGAAMLDPFVARVMRDTPADLLSLKVGINIVGGDVMRRRAFAPAVHGFLDTIREGHPETPILVVSPLYCGIHEETPGPGAFDPEALAAGETRFIATGDPAERAAGRLALEDVRGILRDLVTERAAEDPNLHYLDGRELYGPEDAERFPLPDRLHPDADAHRLIGARFAELALQRFLPAS; encoded by the coding sequence ATGGAAATGAACGACGTCGAGGACGAGTCGCGAGCCCTGACCGTCGTCGAGCTCTCCGACGAGCTGTTTCGCGGCGCCGTCGAGCTCGAGCGCACGGAGAACGGGGTCGTCCCGCATCGGCTGCCGGCGTGGGTTAGGGACCGGGGGGCCGACTCGCAGCTCCTCATGGCCGAGGCCCAGCCCGCGGCCGTGAGGCTCGCCTTCATGACCGATGCGACCGCCGTCGAGCTCGACGTCCTGCCCACGCGCTTCGGCTTCCGGGGCGGGCCCGTGCGCCCGGACGGCGTCTACGACGTCGACGTCGACGGCGAACACGCCCGCAGCTTCACGGCGGAGGGCGGGAACCGGGTCTGGATGGACCTGCAGACCGGAGAGCAGACACTTGAGTCCGGTGCCACCTCGACACTGCGTCTCGACCTGCCGGCCGGCCGCACCCGCGTCGACATCTGGCTGCCCTACGCGGAGACCACCGCACTGCGTCAGCTGCGGACAGACGGAGCCGTCGATCCGGTCGTCGACGACCGGCCGTCGTGGGTGCACTACGGCAGTTCGATCAGTCAGGGGTCCAATGCGGCCACGGCCGCCGGCATCTGGCCGGTGGTCGCGGCGCGTGCCGCCCGAGCCGACGTCGTCGATCTGGGCTTCAGCGGCGCAGCGATGCTGGACCCGTTCGTGGCCCGCGTCATGCGCGACACCCCGGCCGACCTGCTCAGCCTGAAGGTCGGCATCAACATCGTCGGCGGGGACGTGATGCGCCGGCGCGCGTTTGCCCCGGCCGTTCACGGGTTCCTCGACACCATCCGCGAGGGTCATCCTGAGACGCCGATCCTCGTCGTCTCGCCCCTGTACTGCGGAATCCATGAGGAGACCCCGGGCCCGGGTGCGTTCGACCCCGAGGCCCTGGCTGCCGGCGAGACGCGGTTCATCGCCACGGGGGACCCGGCAGAACGGGCGGCTGGCCGGCTCGCGCTCGAGGACGTTCGCGGCATCCTGCGGGATCTCGTGACCGAGCGCGCCGCAGAGGACCCGAACCTGCACTACCTCGACGGTCGGGAGCTGTACGGTCCGGAGGATGCGGAACGGTTCCCACTGCCTGACCGGCTGCATCCGGACGCGGACGCGCACCGCCTGATCGGGGCGCGGTTCGCCGAGCTCGCGCTGCAGCGGTTCCTGCCGGCGAGCTGA
- the galT gene encoding galactose-1-phosphate uridylyltransferase has product MGQPAVGAQPTVTTLADGRDLLYFFDGGAAPAGFTAPADARELPGRPPSSELRYDPLTGEWIAFAAHRQSRTHLPPADECPLCPTSAAHGTEIPAAHYDVVAFENRFPSFGPEQHAQELSGAIGETLPAHGRCEVIAFGAGHQDSFSDLGVERARTVVDAWTHRTRALYAMDGIEQVFCFENRGADIGVTLHHPHGQIYAYPYVPARVATYLRRARAHRAATGGSLFEDVLDFELAAGSRIVHRGEHWTLFVPFSARMPLEVHLTPNRHVGDLTELTENERAELARVYLDLVRGVDAIYATPTPYIAAWFQAPARRAGETYDDGREDFRLHLQLTSPRRAENKLKYLAGSEAAMGAFIGDVMPEAAAGMLREAMGYEIAAGGGEGYGEV; this is encoded by the coding sequence ATGGGCCAGCCAGCCGTTGGCGCTCAACCGACCGTCACGACCCTCGCCGACGGTCGGGATCTGCTCTACTTCTTCGACGGCGGCGCCGCGCCGGCCGGGTTCACCGCCCCCGCCGATGCGCGCGAGCTGCCCGGGCGGCCGCCGTCCTCTGAGTTGCGCTACGACCCGCTCACGGGGGAATGGATCGCCTTCGCCGCCCACCGGCAGTCCCGCACGCACCTGCCGCCGGCGGATGAGTGCCCGCTCTGCCCGACGAGCGCGGCCCACGGCACCGAGATCCCCGCAGCCCACTACGACGTCGTCGCGTTCGAGAACCGCTTCCCGTCCTTCGGGCCCGAACAGCATGCCCAGGAGCTCTCCGGTGCGATCGGCGAGACGCTCCCGGCCCACGGCCGCTGCGAGGTCATCGCGTTCGGTGCCGGCCACCAGGACTCGTTCTCCGACCTGGGTGTCGAGCGCGCCCGCACCGTCGTGGACGCGTGGACGCACCGCACCCGCGCGTTGTACGCGATGGACGGGATCGAGCAGGTCTTCTGCTTCGAGAACCGCGGCGCCGACATCGGCGTGACCCTGCACCACCCGCACGGGCAGATCTACGCCTACCCCTATGTGCCGGCCCGCGTCGCGACCTACCTGCGCCGGGCGCGCGCCCACCGCGCCGCCACGGGCGGCAGCCTCTTCGAGGACGTCCTCGACTTCGAGCTGGCCGCCGGCAGTCGCATCGTCCACCGCGGCGAGCACTGGACCCTGTTCGTCCCGTTCTCGGCGCGCATGCCGCTCGAGGTCCACCTGACGCCGAACCGCCACGTCGGGGACCTCACCGAGCTCACCGAGAACGAGCGCGCCGAGCTCGCCCGCGTCTACCTCGACCTTGTGCGCGGCGTCGACGCGATCTACGCGACCCCCACGCCCTACATCGCCGCGTGGTTCCAGGCGCCCGCGCGCCGTGCGGGCGAGACATACGACGACGGCCGCGAGGACTTCCGGCTGCACCTGCAGCTGACGAGCCCGCGTCGGGCGGAGAACAAGCTGAAGTACCTCGCCGGGTCCGAGGCCGCGATGGGGGCCTTCATCGGCGACGTCATGCCCGAGGCCGCCGCGGGAATGCTGCGCGAAGCCATGGGCTACGAGATCGCGGCCGGTGGCGGCGAGGGATACGGGGAGGTCTGA
- a CDS encoding LysE family translocator: MNVEQALLSFAVIAALLTIVPGLDTVLVLRAAISQGRKHAYATAIGVNTGALIWGVAAALGASAVLATSAVAFTALKLAGAAYLVWLGASMLWRSFRNAPVTSAAVPGAATGRDSLLASWAKGAGTNLLNPKVGVFYVAMIPQFIPDGSSPLLMGAALAMVHNLLGLAWFSLIIMGTHVARAQLQRPGFVRITDRVSGAALIGFGATLAFKGR; encoded by the coding sequence GTGAACGTGGAACAAGCGCTCCTCTCCTTCGCCGTGATTGCCGCCCTCTTGACGATCGTCCCGGGGCTGGACACCGTACTCGTCCTCCGCGCCGCCATCAGCCAGGGCCGCAAGCATGCCTACGCCACTGCGATCGGCGTAAACACCGGTGCGTTGATCTGGGGCGTCGCCGCGGCCCTTGGCGCGTCGGCGGTCCTGGCGACGTCCGCGGTCGCATTCACCGCGCTGAAGCTCGCCGGCGCCGCGTACCTCGTCTGGTTGGGTGCCTCGATGCTGTGGAGGTCGTTCAGGAACGCTCCCGTGACGTCCGCCGCGGTGCCTGGCGCGGCCACAGGACGCGACAGCCTGCTCGCGTCCTGGGCCAAGGGAGCAGGTACCAACCTGCTGAACCCGAAAGTCGGTGTCTTCTACGTCGCCATGATCCCGCAGTTCATCCCGGACGGCTCCTCGCCGCTGCTGATGGGAGCGGCGCTCGCCATGGTCCACAACCTGCTCGGTCTGGCATGGTTCTCACTCATCATCATGGGCACCCACGTCGCGCGCGCCCAGCTGCAGCGCCCGGGGTTCGTGCGCATCACAGACCGAGTCAGCGGCGCGGCCCTGATCGGGTTCGGCGCGACTCTGGCATTCAAAGGCCGCTGA
- a CDS encoding SurA N-terminal domain-containing protein, whose amino-acid sequence MNKKKTMAVLALVGSLSMVAACGADGEGDAGQSQSQDAGQSQDAPQGQEAPTPDLEGVPDVVATVNGEEINKDEFTQAYESRFQQAAMQAQMSGQQPDEDALKKETAESLVGTELLLQRAEKSDIKATDKEVDEALARVAESNQMSEDEFMTAMKEQGMDADEVNNQLKQQVELDAVIKEEIGTFSASEKELKAAYDEAKAMQDQMSSESGEAAEMPKFEDAKDQLEQQVTQQKEADATRKLVEDLRADADVKIHL is encoded by the coding sequence ATGAACAAGAAGAAGACGATGGCAGTTCTGGCGCTCGTCGGTTCCCTGTCCATGGTCGCCGCGTGCGGCGCGGACGGCGAAGGGGATGCCGGGCAGTCTCAGAGCCAGGACGCAGGCCAGAGCCAAGATGCACCCCAGGGTCAGGAGGCGCCGACTCCAGACCTTGAAGGAGTCCCCGACGTCGTGGCCACGGTCAACGGCGAGGAGATCAACAAGGACGAGTTCACACAGGCGTACGAGAGCCGGTTCCAGCAGGCGGCAATGCAGGCGCAGATGTCCGGCCAGCAGCCGGACGAGGACGCGTTGAAGAAGGAGACCGCTGAGTCGCTGGTCGGCACCGAACTGCTGCTGCAGCGGGCGGAGAAGTCGGATATCAAGGCCACCGACAAGGAGGTCGACGAAGCGCTGGCGCGGGTCGCGGAGTCGAACCAGATGAGCGAAGACGAATTCATGACCGCCATGAAGGAACAGGGCATGGACGCGGACGAGGTCAACAATCAGCTCAAGCAGCAGGTGGAGCTGGACGCGGTGATCAAGGAGGAGATCGGCACGTTCTCCGCGAGCGAGAAGGAGCTCAAGGCCGCGTACGACGAGGCGAAGGCCATGCAGGACCAGATGTCTTCCGAGTCCGGCGAAGCCGCCGAAATGCCGAAATTCGAAGACGCGAAGGATCAGCTGGAACAGCAAGTCACGCAGCAGAAGGAAGCGGACGCCACCCGGAAGCTGGTCGAGGACCTGCGCGCCGACGCCGACGTCAAGATCCACCTCTGA
- the galK gene encoding galactokinase has product MNEQSNRQAAGTQQHFAERFGAHPDGVWAAPGRVNLIGEHTDYNEGFVLPFAIPHHASVAVRRTVDGILRVAGRQDVAGHGAVEVDLARLVAADGVRVAAELPGWARYVAGVFWSFGQSSREIGGLTAGYEIVVDSSVPIGAGLSSSAALECAVAVAVDDLANLGYNRRDLVLVCQRAENEFVGAPTGILDQSASLLSEAGHGLFLDCRTRVSRPVPLALAEAGLQILVIDTKVSHAHESGGYGQLRQACETGAQILGVPALRDVGVGELGDAEAVMPGQIFARVKHIVTENQRVLDVVALLEAEPFDAAALGELLTSSHVSMRDDFGNSCPEMDLAVETAVAAGAHGARMTGGGFGGSAIALVKANEADAVRDAVVRAFAEAGHAAPDVFPVLPSAGARRVS; this is encoded by the coding sequence ATGAACGAGCAGTCCAATCGGCAGGCCGCCGGGACGCAGCAGCACTTCGCCGAGCGTTTCGGCGCCCACCCCGACGGTGTGTGGGCGGCGCCCGGGCGCGTAAATCTGATCGGCGAGCACACCGACTACAACGAGGGGTTCGTCCTGCCATTCGCGATTCCGCACCACGCGAGCGTTGCCGTTCGCCGGACCGTTGACGGCATCCTGCGCGTCGCCGGCCGACAGGACGTCGCCGGGCACGGGGCCGTCGAGGTTGATCTGGCCCGCCTCGTCGCCGCAGACGGCGTGCGTGTGGCCGCCGAACTGCCCGGGTGGGCCCGGTACGTCGCCGGCGTCTTCTGGTCCTTCGGGCAGTCGTCGCGGGAGATCGGCGGCCTGACAGCCGGCTACGAGATCGTCGTCGACTCCTCCGTCCCGATCGGCGCCGGCCTCTCCTCCTCGGCCGCGCTCGAGTGCGCGGTCGCCGTCGCCGTCGACGATCTGGCGAACCTCGGATACAACCGCCGGGACCTCGTGTTGGTCTGCCAGCGGGCCGAGAACGAATTCGTCGGAGCACCCACGGGCATCCTCGACCAGTCGGCGTCCCTGCTCAGCGAGGCCGGACACGGCCTGTTCCTCGACTGTCGCACCCGCGTCTCCCGGCCGGTGCCCCTGGCGCTCGCCGAAGCCGGACTCCAGATCCTGGTGATCGACACCAAGGTGAGCCACGCGCACGAATCCGGGGGCTACGGCCAGCTTCGGCAGGCCTGCGAGACCGGGGCGCAGATCCTCGGCGTCCCCGCGTTGCGCGACGTCGGTGTGGGCGAGCTCGGCGATGCTGAGGCCGTGATGCCGGGGCAGATCTTCGCGCGGGTCAAGCACATCGTGACCGAGAACCAGCGCGTGCTCGATGTCGTGGCCCTGCTCGAGGCCGAGCCTTTCGACGCGGCGGCGCTCGGGGAGCTCCTGACGTCGAGCCACGTTTCCATGCGAGACGACTTCGGCAACTCGTGCCCCGAGATGGACCTGGCCGTTGAGACGGCGGTTGCCGCGGGAGCGCACGGCGCGCGCATGACCGGCGGTGGTTTCGGCGGCTCGGCCATCGCCCTCGTGAAGGCGAACGAAGCGGACGCGGTGCGCGACGCCGTCGTGCGCGCGTTCGCCGAGGCCGGGCACGCTGCGCCGGACGTGTTCCCCGTCCTGCCCTCGGCGGGCGCGCGGCGAGTCTCCTGA